The following proteins are co-located in the Telopea speciosissima isolate NSW1024214 ecotype Mountain lineage chromosome 9, Tspe_v1, whole genome shotgun sequence genome:
- the LOC122638618 gene encoding transcription factor MYB14-like, which translates to MVRTPCCDKSGLKKGAWTPEEDKKLVAYITRYGHWNWRELPKYAGLSRCGKSCRLRWMNYLRPNIKIGNFSREEEEIIINMHQALGNKWATMATKLPGRTDNDIKNHWHSKLRKLLKQKLKLSESKPDNSSDECKANSKQELELPSALSLQTLESSPPLFSSSTDSIFGTSTVSPEKFAELNIGGFWTEPYVAGSSYIQENFQQTWVDPGIQFPLYPLLLEDYFCTYGSYEDNYMEWFN; encoded by the exons ATGGTGAGAACTCCCTGTTGTGATAAAAGTGGACTAAAGAAAGGAGCATGGACTCctgaagaagataagaagttaGTAGCTTACATTACCAGATATGGCCATTGGAATTGGCGTGAGCTTCCCAAGTACGCCG GTCTATCAAGATGTGGAAAGAGTTGCAGACTTCGATGGATGAATTACCTGCGACCGAATATCAAAATTGGGAATTTcagcagagaagaagaggaaatcatcatcaacatgcatCAAGCTCTAGGGAACAA ATGGGCAACAATGGCAACAAAATTACCAGGTAGGACAGACAATGACATCAAGAACCACTGGCACAGCAAACTCAGAAAACTCTTGAAACAAAAGTTGAAGTTATCAGAATCAAAACCAGACAACTCATCTGATGAATGCAAAGCTAACAGTAAACAAGAATTAGAGCTCCCCAGTGCTCTCTCACTCCAAACTTTGGAAAGCTCACCACCATTGTTCTCCTCAAGCACTGATTCTATATTTGGAACTAGTACTGTTTCACCAGAGAAATTTGCAGAACTCAATATTGGGGGTTTCTGGACAGAACCATATGTGGCAGGGAGCTCTTATATCCAAGAGAATTTTCAGCAAACTTGGGTTGATCCAGGAATTCAATTCCCTCTTTATCCCTTGTTGCTTGAAGACTACTTCTGTACTTACGGATCGTACGAAGACAATTACATGGAATGGTTCAACTAA